ATCTGCCTCCACAGCACCACCCTGTGGCCAATCTCCATCTGGCCAAGTCAGTCCCCTTCTTAGTGCCCTTCCACCGATTTCCACCAGATTCTGTAAAATCAAATATAAACTCCATAGCACACACTCTAGGCCCTCCATAATTGGACTTGATTGCTTCTCCAGCATTGCCGCTGGCTCCTCCCTGGCTCACTCTTAGCAGTACCGAAACATGGAGTCTTTGACAGTTCCCTGCACACACTTGGTCCAGGACACCTTTCCTGACTTCTTCTCGTGGGCACCTCTTACAACCGTGTATTCACAAAAATACATTGTTAAGTGATGAAAACGTCAGATCCTCTCTGCCCAAAATCTCCCATGACTCCCATTTCACCCAGAGAAAGCTTAAGTCCCTACCATGGTATATAGGCCCTTACACGTGAAACTTCTGGACCAAAGATTATGGAACCTACATATTGCAATGTTGCTTTTCCCCATAGAGTATGCCATGTTACACTCCCATAGTGGGTTAGAGTGTACTCCTGTAAACCAGCAATGAGTgctatcaattttaaaatttttgctaaaTTGTTAGATAGTAACttattgatgtttttatttgcatttagaGGATTACTTATAAGGTAGACTCTTTTTCCATATTGGTTAACCagttatattttctcatttggaaaagaCATAAAAGTATGGccgagcacagtgactcacacctgtaatcccagccctttcagaggctgaggcgggaggatcacttgagcccaggagttcgagaatagcctgggcaacataggaagaccctgtctctacaaaaaatacaaacattagctgggcatggtggcacacacctgtagttccagcgacctgggaggattgtttgagccaggaggtcaaggctacagtgagctgtgatcgcaccactgcactccagcctgggtgacaaagcaagaccctgtctcaaaaaaaaaaagggacgagttttttttaatgtatcaatcttttattttttatttatttatttatttatttttgagacgaagtctcgctccatcgcccaggctggagtgcagtggcgcaatctcagctcactgcaagctccacctcctgggttcatgccattgtcctgcctcagcctcccaagtagctgagactacaggcacccgccaccacgcctggctaattttttgtattttcttttagtagagacagggtttcaccatgtttgccaagctggtcgtgaactcctgacctcatgatccacccgcctcaggttcccaaagtgctaggattacaggcgtgaaacaccgcgcccggcctaacgtATCAATCTTGATATTCTCCCTCCTCTGTCCTATTTCCTCCCCTGTCACCTGcagtctttctttccttcagttccttctcatttttctgtCACATCATTTCTCTACCAGCAACCATTGAAAAATAACTCCACATctgtacctactgtgtgccatgcAATTTCCTAAGTACTTTGCCTGCACTGATGCTAATTCTACCAAGGTAGTCACTGtttccatttgacagatgaggagctggagacccagagagAATAAGTAATTAGCCCAAGGAACAGACTAAGCATTATCGTCTCTTCCTTCCTGCACCACAATGCATCCCAGTTCATCTGTCCATATCTATCTTTGTCAACTAaggtttatctttttctcttccccattTTCTCCCCTGAGGAGTCTTTATTGTCTTTGATGCTCCATTTTAAATTAtccatgtttctttctcttggtttctcGTCAGATCTCTCTGGGTTCCTTCCTCCTCCCATGCCTCCTTCCTCTTAGCAAACCCACTTACTATGGAAAGCTTATCTctgtcctcctcttcccctccatgCGGCAGTCTTCGGCCTAATCCTGGTGAAATAAACACTGCAGTACAGGCCTGGCAAAGGAGTGGGGAGTAGGgaagagtcagagaaggagaggccaggcatggtggctcacacctgtaatctcagcattttgtgaggccgaggctggcggatcacctcaggtcaggagttcaagatcagcctggccaacagggtgaaaccccgtctctactaataatacaaaaattagccgggcgtagtggcaggcacctgtaatcccagctactcgggaggctgaggcagaagaatcacttgaacccgggaggcagaggttgcagtgagccaagattgcactattgcactccagcctgggcaacaagagtgaaactctgtctcaaaaaaaaaagagaaggaactgGCAGTGTGGGGAGCAGGACAGGAAGACTGTTTTCGTGAGGTGAAGGCCAGGAATGTGACTTTTGGGGCACGAGGGCACATGTGAGCATATGGGTAAGTATGTGTTGGGGGCTACCAAGGATTTGGGGCTTTTGTGAGTAAGAAGATTACATGGGTTTGAAAAAGAGATtggagggccaggcgcagtgactcacgcctgtaatcctagcactttaggaggctggggtgggaggatcgcttgagcccaggaatttaagaccagcttggggccgggagcggtggtggctcatgcctgtaatcccagcactttgggaggccgaggagggcctCCCAAaagggaggtcaggagttcgagaccagcctggccaacatagtgaaaccccgtctctactaaaaatgcaaaaaattagctaggcatagtgatgggcgcctgtaatcccagctacttggaaggctgaggcagaatgttgcagtgagccaaaaaaaagaccagcttgggcaacatagtgatgagaccttctctctacaaaaaatttaaaaattagccaggcacggtggcgggcgcctgtggtcccagccactcgggaggctgaggtgggaagatcacctgagcccaggaagtcaaagctatagtgagctgtgatcaggccactgcactccagcctgggcaacacagcaagaccctgtctaaaaaaaagaaagaaaggaaaaaagagaaaaaggaaggccgggcgcggtggctcaagcctgtaatcccagcactttgggaggctgaggcgggcggatcacaaggtcaggagatcgagaccacagtgaaaccccgtctctactaaaaatacaaaaaattagccaggcgcggtggcgggcgcctgtagtcctagctactcaggaggctgaggcaggagaatggcgtgaacccaggaggcggagcttgcagtgagccgagatcgcgccactgcactccagcctgggcaacagcgtgagactccgtctcaaaaaaaaaaaaagaaagaaaaaggaaaagagattggGAAACATGACGATCTCAGATGGGACTTGAGTCTCAGAGAAGCAGTATGTGTGGGTCCCAGCAGGCAGCAAAGACTAACAGGAGGAGACCCCCAGACAGATGGAAACAGCGCAGGGTCTGAGATCGGACCAAATCCACAAAGCCTCCAGAGGTAAATTTGGCCCCCATTCTCCCCCACATCATAGTTAAGTGATATCCCCTCACAATGTCCCCACCTCCCCCAGGTCCCAGTCACACAGCAGGAGCCTGTGGCCAGCATAACGCAGGACTGGAGGGGCGCTAAGATCCAGGACACTAAGGCAGGCCTGGCGCCGGGACTCCCTGTGGTCTGGACAGTGAGGGCGGTGAAAGGGATCTGGACACCTTCCTCCCCTGGGCTCACTTTGATTTCACCCCTGCCAGGGTTTGTGAGCTGGTTCCATGCACTTCCTGCCTGAGCAGGAGCAGCACACTGAATGACTGTCCCATCCCCCACCTTCCCCACACCGACACAGGCTCACTATTATCACCCATTATTATCAGACACTCCTatccctgccctctccccagcACACTTTGCAGAAAGGTGTGTGGATATAAATCACTGCCCAGAGCAACCTGAACTAAGAACCAGCCCCAGCCCTACACTTGTTCTTTCAGGAAACCCTCCCAGCAGCAGCCTCCCTATTGGCCCCATTGGCCCTCCTTGTCCTCCCTACCAGAGCACAGAGGGACTGAGGGTTCCTTACCAAGATGCCTCTACAACCCCCACAGCCCACGGCCCGCTCATGCTGATTGTCATTTTTAAGTTTATGCCCAAAACCCAGCCAACCTGGTTCATGCTTAAGCCCTAGACCACACAGGAAATCCACAGAGCCACACAACCGAGGCCTCTCCACTTCCCTGGCAGAGCTCCAGGACCCAGAAGCCTGGGGAGTCAGCCTGGGCCATGACCAGGCCCTCAGGGATAAGGCAGGGGCTCCTCTCTGCTCCACCTCTCCCActtgtctggggaggcctcaaagtTAGAagcccccttcccgagttctgATGCACCTAGGCCCTTTCCCCCCAGCTTTCTCTCTTTGCTCCTGCAGTGGGCAGCCGGGTGAGCCAGGAGCTGCATTACACCAAGGAGAAGCTGGGGGAGGAGGCTGCATACACCTCTCAGATGCTGATACAGACCGCACGGCAGGAGGGAGAGAACATCCTCACGCCCGAAGCACTTGGCCTCCACCTCCAGGCAGCCCTCACTGCCAGTAAAGTCCAAGTATCACTCTATGGGAAGTGAGTCTGGCTGAGcccctgagcagctggggttGAGGCTTGCTGTGGGGGTTCTGGAGTGGGAATCCCCCTCTTCTGCTGATCTCCTATGCCCCTGGCTATTGCAGGTCCTGGGATTTGAACAAAATCTGCTACAAGTCAGGAGTTCCCCTTATTGAAAATGGAATGATTGAGCGGGTAAGTGTCCTGAGAGGGAATAGAGGCAGAACCTTTTCTGTGGCGTGGAAGGACTCAGAGAGACCGAGCAAGCTCCACAGCCTGCAATCCGCCCCCTTAAAACTAAGGAGGGGGATTGCAGAGGGCATCCTACAAAGGTTGTGGGGCAGGACTGATGTGGCCCGGGGTATCCCTGGCAGATGATTGAGAAGCTGTTTCCGTGCGTGATCCTCACTCCCCTCGACTGCTTCTGGGAGGGAGCCAAACTCCAAGGGGGCTCCGCCTACCTGCCGTGAGTGCCACTCCTGGGGCCCTGCTTCATCTCCCGCTGGGGACTCTCCCAGCAGAAAGGAGGGGTTGGGGGAATGAGGATGATCAAAACCTTACCAAGGTCCTAAGTGCTCCCAGGCCAGCAACAGAGAGCACGGGCTTCCCCAGGGCTCTCTCAACatcccccttctccttccctctgaaGGAAGGAAGACCTGACTTATTTACACAAAACTAAACACAAAGATCTGTAAGATCtgagcaaaggagaaaaagatcCCCAGAAAGAGGCTTTGTTGGGGGGAATTACCTAGGTGTTTGCTAagctgttgcccaggccagaaagAAAACCTGCTACAGGCGTGTGCCTGCTGGTTATATATTAGAACCAAGCACACAGCTTGGTAAGGGACTCAGTGGGGCCTTTCTAGGCCCTTTCTGTGTATTAGGTAACCCTGCCCTGATATCCGTCTCAGCCCCTTGTACTCATCTACCGCTCACTGTGGCACCCTGGTGGGCCCATGCTGCCTGGCAGTTCTGAGAAGCTGAGGCTTGCACACCCTCCATATGGAGGGACAAATGGGCAGATAAGAGGAGGGTGGGGTACAGCATGGGGCCCCAGCAGCAGTTTGGAGCCTGGGTTTTCATCCCTGACCCTCACCAACTATGGGCTCTTCCCTCAGCGGCCGTCCGGATATCCAGTGGACCAACCTGGATCCAGAGCAGCTGCTGGAGGAGCTGGGTCCCTTTGCCTCCCTTGAGGGCTTCCGGGAGCTGCTAGACAAGGCACAGGTGGGCCAGGCCTACGTGGGGCGGCCCTGTCTACACCCTGATGACCTCCACTGCCCACCTAGTGCCCCCAACCATCACAGCAGGCAGGTGGGTTCCAACCAGGTCTGCCAGGGAAAGACTGTTTTCCTTCCCTCATACACTCCTATGTTCCGGGGAAGCTGACTGCTCTGTGCCCTGACCCTCACTTCCTGGCATTACCCTGCTCCCGCAGTGCCAGGCCCCCAGTGTTCCATTCCCATTCAGTTATCCTACGGAGCCCTCACGTGGTATATGaatccctttttccttttctgagccTAGATAAGGCTggacttttttaaattttatttatttatttattttttgagtctcactctgtcgtccaggctggagtacagtagctggatcttggttcaagcaattctcctgcctcagcctcctgagtagctgggattacaggtgcccaccaccatgcctggctaatttttgttagcCCGccccaagggctgggattacaggcgtgagccactgcgctggccaaGGCTGGACTTTTTGtcaaaatagactaatacagggaAACTAAGAACACAGTAGGTAAGCATGAATATCATACCTGGTCTCCCTGGTTTCTTTATGGCCCTGCCAATGTGGTACTTTTCCCAGAATCCGCCAGTTACACCAGCTTCTCCCAGAAGCCTACTTCCAGGCCTCTACTCCCCCTTCGGGCTTCCTGTCTTCGGGATACTAGCTGTTCACTTCTGCAGAGCAGTCAAGAGGCTCAGAATAGTTACCTACACTCCAGGCCCACGGAGCTCCATGGTGGCTTGGTTCCTGGAGGTGGAAGCCCAGGGACACTCAGTTATCCGCAGCCAGGGCCTTGAGCATTAACCCCTCCTTTTCCCCTCCAGGCTCCCAACGTGGCTCACGAGCTGAGCGGGGGCTGCCATGGCTTCTCCCACAAATTCATGCACTGGCAGGAGGAATTGCTGCTGGGAGGCATGGCCAGAGACCCCCAGGGACAGCTGCTGAGGTAGGGTCTCCTCTGGGAGGTGATGAGGGGACTCCGTGCATGAGAACCCATACTGTAATGCCAGGCAGCTCTGGCAAAAGGCCCTGCACATCCCTCACCAGGTGTTTGGGCCAGCTCTGACCCCTGGTTCTCCCGCACCCCCACCAGGGCAGAGGCCCTGCAAAGCACCTTCTTGCTGATGAGTCCCCGCCAACTATACGAGCATTTCCGGGGTGACTATCAGACGCATGACATTGGCTGGAGTGAGGAACAGGCTGGCACAGTGCTACAAGCCTGGCAGCGGCGCTTTGTGCAGGTCGGTATGGACAAGGACAAGGTGGGTGCCCTGAGgccactccctcctcctgccccctccaATCTACCCTGTTTCTCCAGCTGGCCCAGGAGGCCCTGCCTGAGAACGCTTCCCAGCAGATCCACGCCTTCTCCTCCACCACCCTGGACGACATCCTGCATGCGTTCTCTGAAGTCAGCGCTGCCCGTGTGGTGGGAGGCTATCTGCTCATGGTGGGTTTTGCACCTGGCACCTTGCCCCACTCCACCTCCAGCCAGTGCCCACCCTGGGAGCCCCTGTCTGAGACTGCCCTTTCTCCCCACAGCTGGCCTATGCCTGTGTGACAATGCTACGGTGGGACTGTGCCCAGTCCCAGGGTGCTGTGGGCCTTGCCGGGGTACTGCTGGTGGCCCTGGCGGTGGCCTCAGGCCTTGGGCTCTGTGCCCTGCTCGGCATCACCTTCAATGCTGCCACTACCCAGGTACGCCTGGACTGCAGGGCAGATTCAGTGCCAGTCACCAGGCTTCACGGGTCCTCAGCTGCCCGCTCCTCTGCCCCTCTAGGTGCTGCCCTTCTTGGCTCTGGGAATCGGCGTGGATGATGTATTCCTGCTGGCGCACGCCTTCACAGAGGCTCTGCCTGGCACCCCTCTCCAGGTGGGGCCTCGTCCCCCAGGGCTCATCTGAGGCAGCTCAGCTTACTGGTTAAGAGCCTCTTGGTTCAAGTGACCCTGGGCTGCTAATGAACCTCAGTGCCTCTTGTCCCCATCTGTAAACAGGGGAAATAATAGTACTGTGTCCTAAGTTGTGTTTGGATCAGTGAGGTAACTCAAGCTGAATGCTTAGAACACCCCATCACACGTACATGGTACCCAGTAAATGCTAGCTGCTATGTTATGACTGCCCCACCTCTGCACCCCAAGTTCCTGAGCCTCCCCTTCACTCCACCTTGACACAGCCCCTCCTTTGTGACCTGAGGGCAGGTCCCCACTCTGTCCTGGCAGGAGCGCATGGGCGAGTGTCTGCAGCGCACGGGCACCAGTGTTGTACTCACATCCATCAACAACATGGCCGCCTTCCTCATGGCTGCCCTCGTTCCCATCCCCGCGCTGCGAGCCTTCTCCCTACAGGTGAGGCTGCTTACACGGGCGGCTCAGGGTGGGTGTGGGGCTGAGGCCAAGCTTCATCCAGCCTTCATGCCCCTCCTGTCCGTCCCCCAGGCGGCCATAGTGGTTGGCTGCACCTTTGTAGCCGTGATGCTTGTCTTCCCAGCCATCCTCAGCCTGGACCTACGGCGGCGCCACTGCCAGCGCCTCGATGTGCTCTGCTGCTTCTCCAGGTACTGCCTGCaccccagccccttcctcccGTGACCCACGCCAGCCTGTCCCCTCACCAGCATTTCAAGGCACAGACCTGTCATCCACTCTCTACTTCTTCCAGTCCCTGCTCTGCTCGGGTGATTCAGATCCTGCCCCAGGAGCTAGAGGACGAGACGGTTCCAGTGGGCATTGCCCACCTCACTGCCACAGTTCAAGCCTTTACACACTGTGAAGCCAGCAGCCAGCATGTGGTCACCATCCTGCCTCCCCAAGCCCACCTGGTGCCCCCACCTTCCGACCCACTGGGCTCTGAGGTCTTCAGCCCTGGAGGGTCCACACGGGACCTTCTAGGCCAGGAGGAGGAGACAAGGCAGAAGGCAGCCTGCAAGTCCCTGCCCTGTGCCCGCTGGAATCTTGCCCATTTTGCCCGCTACCAGTTTGCCCCCTTGCTGCTGCAGTCACATGCCAAGGTAAGACTGGGCCGAGCAGGGCAGAGACTTAGCATCTGTGGGTCCAGAAGGGCAGAGGGCTCAGTCCACCCctgaggggctgggggcagcCCTGGGGCCTCCAGCTTAGTTGCCACTTCCCACAGGCCATTGTGCTGGTGCTCTTTGGCGCTCTTCTGGGCCTGAGCCTCTACGGAGCCACCTTGGTGCAAGACGGCCTGGCCCTGACGGATGTGGTGCCCCGGGGCACCAAGGAGCATGCCTTCCTGAGCGCCCAGCTCAGGTACTTCTCCCTGTACGAGGTGGCCCTGGTGACCCAGGGTGGCTTTGACTACGCCCACTCCCAACGCGCCCTCTTTGATCTGCACCAGCGCTTCAGTTCCCTCAAGGCAGTGCTGCCCCCACCGGCCACCCAGGCACCCCGCACCTGGCTGCACTATTACCGCAGCTGGCTACAGGGTGAGAGGCGAGGAGACTGGCAGGGAGGGGTGCTGCAGGGAGAAACGCCCTGGGGCCACCAGCCAAGAGAACTCTATCCTGGTCTCCCCTAGGAATCCAGGCTGCCTTTGACCAGGACTGGGCTTCTGGGCGCATCACCCGCCACTCGTACCGCAATGGCTCTGAGGATGGGGCCCTGGCCTACAAGCTGCTCATCCAGACCGGAGACGCCCAGGAGCCTCTGGATTTCAGCCAGGTTGGGAGAGGGCTGGAGGGGTGGAGTAGCACAGGGGCTGCAGGCCTCCTGGGCCCAGGCCTTCAGCCCTCTCTGCCTCTGCAGCTGACCACAAGGAAGCTGGTAGACAGGGAGGGACTGATTCCACCCGAGCTCTTCTACATGGGGCTGACCGTGTGGGTGAGCAGTGACCCCCTGGGTCTGGCAGCCTCACAGGCCAACTTCTACCCCCCACCTCCTGAATGGCTGCACGACAAATACGACACCACGGGGGAGAACCTTCGCAGTGAGTCCTGGGGGGAGCTCAGCAAGAGCCTCAGCCTCACCCACACAAACCCTGAGCCTGAGGCCCTGCCCGCTCTGCCCCGTGCTCACTGCCCcgtccctctccctcttctccctttccctcccctccgcAGTCCCGCCGGCTCAGCCCTTGGAGTTTGCCCAGTTCCCCTTCCTGCTGCGTGGCCTCCAGAAGACTGCAGACTTTGTGGAGGCCATCGAGGGGGCCCGGGCAGCATGTGCAGAGGccggccaggctggggtgcacgcCTACCCCAGCGGCTCCCCCTTCCTCTTCTGGGAGCAGTATCTGGGCCTGCGACGCTGCTTCCTTCTGGCAGTCTGCATCCTGCTGGTGTGCACATTCCTCGTCTGTGCCCTGCTGCTCCTCAACCCCTGGACGGCTGGCCTCATAGTGAGTGCTTGCAGGAGTGGAGACAGAGAGACCCAGAGGCACCTGCACCCTTCCCTGCCCAGCCTGTCTTCCCTCCTGCCAGGAGCCCTCCGTGAGCCTTGTCTCCCCCAGGTGCTGGTCCTGGCGATGATGACGGTGGAGCTCTTTGGTATCATGGGTTTCCTGGGCATCAAGCTGAGCGCCATCCCCGTGGTGATCCTCGTGGCCTCTGTAGGCATCGGTGTTGAGTTCACAGTCCACATGGCTCTGGTGAGCACAGGCACCCCGGGGAGGGACCAGTCAGCTGATTCAGTATTCAACGCATATTGTTCAAGCCCCTACGATGTGCTAGGTACTGTTTAAGgatttggggccaggcgcggtggctcacgcctgtaatcccagcactttgggaggccaaggcaggcagatcacgaggtcaggagatcaagaccatcctggctaacacggtgaaaccctgtctctactaaaaatacaaaaaattagccgagcatggtgttgggcacctgtagtcccagctacttgggaggctgaggcaggagaatggtgtgaacccaggaggcggagcttgcagtgagtcaagatcgcgccactacactccagcctgggcgacagagcgagactccatctaaaaaaaaaaaaaaaaaaaaaaaaaaaaaaaaaaatttgggctggctggacatggtggctcacgcctgtaatcccagcactttgggaggccaaggcaggtggatcacctgaggtcagaagtttgaaaccagtccggccaacatggtaaaaccccatctctactaaaaatacaaaaaattagccaggcgtggtggcacatgccagtaatcccagctactttggagactgaggcaggagacttgcttgaacctgggaggcagaggttgcggtgagctgagatcgagccattgcactccagcctgggcaacaagagtgaaactctccgtctcaaaaaaagaagaagaagaagaagaagaatttgggctgggcacagtggctcatgcctgtaattgggATGATGCTggggcattttgggaggccaaggcaggaggatcccctgaagtcaggagttcaagactagctggccaacatggcaaaatcccgtctctactgaaaatacaaaatttagccgggcgtggtggtacatgcctgtaatcctagctactcaggaggctgaggcaggaaagtcgcttgaacccaggaggcagaggttacagtgagccaaatcgtatcactgcactccagcctgggcaaaagagcaagattcaatctcaaaaaggaaaagaatttggaaaataaaaataaaaaagaataagggaTATAATAGCAATACAGTTTTTTACCTCCAAGGAACTTATATTCTAGGGATATAGACAataagggctgggtgtggtggctcatgcctgtaatcctagcactttgggatgccgaggtgggcacatcacttgaagtcaggggttccagaccagcctggccgacatggtgaaaccccgtctctactaaaaatacgaaaattagctgggtgtgggggtgagcgcctgtaatcccagctacttggggaggctgaggcaggagaatcacttgaacccgggagggcggaggttgccatgagccaagaccacgccactgcactccaacctgggcaacagagcaggactctgtctcaaaaaaaaaaaaaaaaaagtaaataattagctgggcatggtggcacgtgcctgtagtcccagccacttgggaggttgaggcgggaggatcacttgaacctcagagtttgaggttgcagtgagccatgattataccactgcactccagcctgagcaacacagtaagatcctgtctcaaaaaaaaaaaaaaaaaaaaaagggatggtaGCGGATGGCAATGTGGGCTTAATGGAGGGGTTCTACAGAGATATCAGAGATACACAGATGCCAGAACCAAGGAGGGCCTTACCCAGGGCTGCATATTCTCTGACAGAGGAAAGGGGGGACCCACAGACCAGCCAGACTCCACAAAcagctcccttcccttcccccaccaaaTATCTCTATTATTATTCTGATTGTAAGAACAATATATGGTCCTTGAAAACAAAGTCAGTATGCAGAAAGGTACAAAAGAAGAATTAGAAATCCTCTGAAACACTACTCTGAGAAATAACTGTTATCACTTTGGCATCCCTCTTCTTGAAGGACTAGTGGTTGGCAAACTTCTTCTATTTATAGGACCAAATAGTAACCATTTGTGGCTTGGTAGGCCATAGAGTCTCTGCTGCAACTCTGCCATAGAAACACAAAATTGTCTAGACAATACATTAACCAATGGGTATGGCTGTTTCaacaaaatttcatttacaaaacaaGTAACAGGCTGTAGTCTGCCCAacctatttttgttgtttgtttgtttgtttgaaacagtttcactctgttgtgcaggctgga
This region of Macaca fascicularis isolate 582-1 chromosome 1, T2T-MFA8v1.1 genomic DNA includes:
- the PTCH2 gene encoding protein patched homolog 2 isoform X1; this encodes MGGRRPGQLPFLKLQPPPGHCSRHLEPCCASRASNSVCARNPFLLQPPRPTAHRAGEPRRRAPGPQLPALLPRSRLNTGTPQSLPRLRLGGPTESPRGAQRYWETGLAYGSAQITRVGGARAPHPRQHDSIAAPQRAAPELHTPSSNRSTPVGSRVSQELHYTKEKLGEEAAYTSQMLIQTARQEGENILTPEALGLHLQAALTASKVQVSLYGKSWDLNKICYKSGVPLIENGMIERMIEKLFPCVILTPLDCFWEGAKLQGGSAYLPGRPDIQWTNLDPEQLLEELGPFASLEGFRELLDKAQVGQAYVGRPCLHPDDLHCPPSAPNHHSRQAPNVAHELSGGCHGFSHKFMHWQEELLLGGMARDPQGQLLRAEALQSTFLLMSPRQLYEHFRGDYQTHDIGWSEEQAGTVLQAWQRRFVQLAQEALPENASQQIHAFSSTTLDDILHAFSEVSAARVVGGYLLMLAYACVTMLRWDCAQSQGAVGLAGVLLVALAVASGLGLCALLGITFNAATTQVLPFLALGIGVDDVFLLAHAFTEALPGTPLQERMGECLQRTGTSVVLTSINNMAAFLMAALVPIPALRAFSLQAAIVVGCTFVAVMLVFPAILSLDLRRRHCQRLDVLCCFSSPCSARVIQILPQELEDETVPVGIAHLTATVQAFTHCEASSQHVVTILPPQAHLVPPPSDPLGSEVFSPGGSTRDLLGQEEETRQKAACKSLPCARWNLAHFARYQFAPLLLQSHAKAIVLVLFGALLGLSLYGATLVQDGLALTDVVPRGTKEHAFLSAQLRYFSLYEVALVTQGGFDYAHSQRALFDLHQRFSSLKAVLPPPATQAPRTWLHYYRSWLQGIQAAFDQDWASGRITRHSYRNGSEDGALAYKLLIQTGDAQEPLDFSQVGRGLEGWSSTGAAGLLGPGLQPSLPLQLTTRKLVDREGLIPPELFYMGLTVWVSSDPLGLAASQANFYPPPPEWLHDKYDTTGENLRIPPAQPLEFAQFPFLLRGLQKTADFVEAIEGARAACAEAGQAGVHAYPSGSPFLFWEQYLGLRRCFLLAVCILLVCTFLVCALLLLNPWTAGLIVLVLAMMTVELFGIMGFLGIKLSAIPVVILVASVGIGVEFTVHMALGFLTTQGSRNLRAARALEHTFAPVTDGAISTLLGLLMLAGSHFDFIVRYFFAALTVLTLLGLLHGLVLLPVLLSILGPPPEVIQMYKESPEVLSPPAPQGGGLRWGASPSLSQSFARVTTSMTVAIHPPPLPGAYVHPASDEHPWSPATTSVPGDQVQPLGEKSS
- the PTCH2 gene encoding protein patched homolog 2 isoform X22, whose product is MGGRRPGQLPFLKLQPPPGHCSRHLEPCCASRASNSVCARNPFLLQPPRPTAHRAGEPRRRAPGPQLPALLPRSRLNTGTPQSLPRLRLGGPTESPRGAQRYWETGLAYGSAQITRVGGARAPHPRQHDSIAAPQRAAPELHTPSSNRSTPVGSRVSQELHYTKEKLGEEAAYTSQMLIQTARQEGENILTPEALGLHLQAALTASKVQVSLYGKSWDLNKICYKSGVPLIENGMIERMIEKLFPCVILTPLDCFWEGAKLQGGSAYLPGRPDIQWTNLDPEQLLEELGPFASLEGFRELLDKAQVGQAYVGRPCLHPDDLHCPPSAPNHHSRQAPNVAHELSGGCHGFSHKFMHWQEELLLGGMARDPQGQLLRAEALQSTFLLMSPRQLYEHFRGDYQTHDIGWSEEQAGTVLQAWQRRFVQLAQEALPENASQQIHAFSSTTLDDILHAFSEVSAARVVGGYLLMLAYACVTMLRWDCAQSQGAVGLAGVLLVALAVASGLGLCALLGITFNAATTQVLPFLALGIGVDDVFLLAHAFTEALPGTPLQERMGECLQRTGTSVVLTSINNMAAFLMAALVPIPALRAFSLQAAIVVGCTFVAVMLVFPAILSLDLRRRHCQRLDVLCCFSSPCSARVIQILPQELEDETVPVGIAHLTATVQAFTHCEASSQHVVTILPPQAHLVPPPSDPLGSEVFSPGGSTRDLLGQEEETRQKAACKSLPCARWNLAHFARYQFAPLLLQSHAKAIVLVLFGALLGLSLYGATLVQDGLALTDVVPRGTKEHAFLSAQLSASVPSRQCCPHRPPRHPAPGCTITAAGYRESRLPLTRTGLLGASPATRTAMALRMGPWPTSCSSRPETPRSLWISARLGEGWRGGVAQGLQASWAQAFSPLCLCS